From one Macellibacteroides fermentans genomic stretch:
- the nth gene encoding endonuclease III, giving the protein MRKEERYKGIVDWFSKNMPVAESELHYKNPYQLLIAVILSAQCTDKRVNQITPALFEAFPTPEVLAVSTPEVVFEYIRSVSYPNNKSKHLVGMAQKLVSEFNSEVPSDVDELQKLPGVGRKTANVIASVVYNKPAMAVDTHVFRVSNRIGLTNNSKTPLETEKELVKHIPEHLIPKAHHWLILHGRYVCLARKPKCEECGIKQWCKYFFSKKL; this is encoded by the coding sequence ATGCGAAAAGAAGAACGTTATAAGGGAATAGTTGACTGGTTTAGTAAAAATATGCCGGTTGCGGAATCTGAATTACATTATAAGAATCCGTATCAACTCCTTATAGCAGTAATTCTTTCCGCACAATGCACGGATAAAAGGGTAAATCAGATCACTCCGGCCCTTTTTGAAGCATTCCCCACCCCCGAAGTATTAGCAGTTTCAACTCCTGAAGTTGTTTTTGAATATATCCGCAGCGTATCATATCCCAATAATAAATCAAAACATCTGGTTGGGATGGCTCAAAAACTCGTTTCAGAATTTAACAGCGAGGTACCGTCCGACGTAGATGAGCTACAAAAACTTCCCGGTGTAGGGCGGAAAACAGCCAATGTGATAGCATCTGTCGTCTATAACAAGCCTGCCATGGCGGTTGATACCCATGTGTTCCGGGTTTCAAACCGGATTGGACTTACCAATAACAGTAAAACACCTCTTGAAACAGAAAAAGAGTTGGTAAAGCATATTCCTGAACACCTTATTCCTAAAGCACATCATTGGCTTATTCTTCACGGCAGATACGTTTGTCTTGCACGTAAGCCCAAATGTGAAGAATGCGGTATAAAACAATGGTGCAAATATTTCTTTTCAAAGAAATTGTGA
- a CDS encoding MBL fold metallo-hydrolase, with protein sequence MKITFLGTGTSTGNPEIGCTCEVCTSKDPRDWRLRASAFVEIDGKHLLIDCGPDFRLQMLTHSITRLDGVLVTHEHYDHVGGLDDLRPFCRDKGVDIYAEDNVAEAIITRMPYAFREFKYPGVPNLELIRISEQPFDAAGIKVIPIRILHGKLPILGYRIGNFAYLTDLKYISDDEIMKLRGLDVLVIDALRKGHHPSHEGLEEALQNIEKIRPKTAYLIHMSHRIGLHEFIEKELPANVHYAYDGLTITC encoded by the coding sequence ATGAAAATTACTTTCTTAGGAACAGGTACTTCTACAGGAAATCCTGAGATTGGATGTACATGCGAGGTTTGTACAAGTAAAGATCCGCGTGACTGGCGCTTAAGAGCTTCGGCTTTTGTGGAAATAGACGGCAAGCATTTGTTGATAGATTGCGGACCGGATTTCCGTTTGCAGATGCTTACACACTCAATTACCCGACTCGATGGCGTTCTGGTTACCCACGAGCATTACGATCATGTTGGTGGCTTGGACGATTTGCGTCCGTTTTGCAGAGACAAAGGGGTTGATATTTATGCTGAAGACAATGTTGCTGAAGCCATTATTACCCGGATGCCTTATGCTTTCAGGGAGTTTAAATATCCCGGAGTTCCAAACCTCGAATTGATTCGAATATCCGAGCAACCCTTCGATGCGGCTGGCATCAAGGTTATTCCTATAAGAATACTGCATGGTAAATTGCCTATTTTAGGATATAGAATTGGAAATTTTGCCTATTTGACTGATCTGAAATATATATCAGATGATGAAATAATGAAGCTAAGAGGATTGGATGTCCTTGTTATTGATGCTTTGCGAAAAGGACATCATCCCTCACACGAGGGGCTTGAAGAGGCATTACAGAATATCGAAAAGATTCGTCCTAAAACTGCATACCTGATACACATGAGTCACCGGATTGGTTTGCATGAATTTATTGAGAAAGAACTTCCCGCAAACGTTCATTATGCTTATGATGGATTGACGATTACCTGCTGA
- the pheS gene encoding phenylalanine--tRNA ligase subunit alpha → MIDRIKALLQEVEDMKAANAEELEALRIKYLSKKGEVSLLFNDFRNVAADQKREVGQFLNVLKETTQQKINDLKEAFENIQTTNNDIDLTRTAYPVQLGTRHPLSIVKKEICDIFGRLGFSIAEGPEIEDDWHVFSSLNFAEDHPARDMQDTFFIQHNPDVLLRTHTSSVQTRVMENQEPPIRIICPGRVYRNEAISYRAHCFFHQVEALYVDKNVSFADLKQALLFFAKEMFGPDTKIRLRPSYFPFTEPSAEMDISCNLCGGKGCPFCKHTGWVEILGCGMVDPNVLENCGIDSSVYSGYALGMGIERITNLKYQVKDLRMFSENDVRFLKQFESAN, encoded by the coding sequence ATGATCGATAGGATAAAGGCTCTGCTTCAGGAAGTAGAGGATATGAAAGCGGCAAATGCCGAAGAACTGGAAGCTTTACGAATTAAATATTTAAGTAAAAAAGGAGAAGTATCTCTTCTTTTTAATGATTTTCGTAACGTAGCAGCTGATCAAAAAAGAGAAGTCGGACAGTTCCTGAATGTACTGAAAGAAACAACTCAACAGAAAATTAATGATCTGAAAGAGGCTTTCGAGAATATTCAGACTACCAACAATGATATTGATCTAACACGTACAGCTTATCCTGTACAACTAGGTACGCGACATCCTCTGTCTATTGTCAAGAAGGAAATTTGCGATATATTTGGCCGTTTAGGCTTTAGTATCGCTGAAGGACCTGAAATTGAAGACGATTGGCACGTATTCTCTTCTCTTAATTTTGCAGAAGATCATCCTGCCAGAGATATGCAGGACACCTTTTTTATTCAACACAATCCGGATGTATTGTTAAGAACTCATACTTCTTCCGTACAAACTCGCGTGATGGAGAACCAGGAGCCTCCAATCCGTATAATCTGTCCCGGACGTGTTTATCGTAATGAAGCTATTTCGTATCGCGCACACTGTTTCTTCCACCAGGTTGAAGCGTTGTATGTTGATAAGAATGTATCCTTTGCCGATTTGAAGCAAGCTTTGCTTTTCTTTGCAAAAGAGATGTTCGGACCAGATACCAAAATTCGTTTACGCCCTTCCTACTTCCCATTTACTGAACCATCTGCAGAAATGGATATATCATGTAACCTTTGCGGAGGAAAAGGATGTCCGTTCTGTAAACATACAGGTTGGGTAGAAATTTTGGGATGTGGAATGGTGGATCCCAATGTTTTGGAAAACTGTGGAATAGACAGTTCTGTTTATTCCGGATATGCACTCGGTATGGGTATCGAGCGTATTACAAATTTGAAATACCAAGTAAAAGACTTACGCATGTTCTCAGAAAACGATGTACGTTTCCTGAAACAGTTTGAGTCTGCCAATTAA
- the murB gene encoding UDP-N-acetylmuramate dehydrogenase has product MKIEENYSLERHNTFHLNVKTRWFMEYNNEEELVRILKDEYVSSFEKVHIGSGSNLLFLHDYRGVVMHSAIKGMAIVEEDDENVSIRVGAGELWDDLVAFAVKNGWGGIENLSLIPGEVGAAAIQNIGAYGAEFKDVVQAVETVEIETASKRIFPIEDCKYGYRSSVFKNELNDKYIVTYVIVRLNKHPRIAIEYADLKAELAACNEINLAAVRKAVIDVRTRKLPDPETMGNAGSFFMNPTISERHYNLLKEQYPSMPSYPLSDGRVKVPAAWLIEQCGFKGKAFGQAGVYEHQALVLVNLGGAEGTEIALLAETIRETVSQRFGIQIEPEVKYIS; this is encoded by the coding sequence ATGAAAATAGAAGAAAATTACTCTTTGGAGAGACATAATACATTTCATTTAAATGTTAAGACGCGTTGGTTCATGGAGTACAATAATGAAGAAGAGTTAGTTCGAATTTTGAAAGACGAATATGTTTCTTCATTCGAGAAAGTACACATTGGCTCCGGAAGTAATTTATTGTTCCTCCATGATTATAGGGGTGTTGTTATGCACTCTGCCATAAAGGGGATGGCAATCGTTGAAGAAGATGATGAAAATGTTTCAATAAGAGTGGGTGCTGGTGAACTGTGGGATGATTTAGTTGCTTTTGCTGTTAAGAACGGATGGGGAGGCATTGAAAATTTGTCTCTTATTCCGGGTGAAGTAGGAGCAGCCGCCATACAGAATATCGGAGCCTATGGGGCCGAATTCAAAGACGTTGTTCAGGCGGTTGAAACTGTAGAGATAGAAACGGCTTCTAAACGGATTTTCCCAATTGAAGATTGTAAATATGGTTACAGATCAAGTGTATTTAAAAATGAATTGAATGACAAATATATTGTCACCTATGTGATTGTCCGCTTAAATAAACACCCCCGGATAGCTATAGAGTATGCCGATCTTAAAGCCGAACTGGCAGCCTGCAACGAAATTAATCTGGCAGCAGTTAGAAAAGCTGTAATTGATGTTAGAACAAGAAAGCTTCCCGATCCCGAAACAATGGGTAATGCCGGAAGTTTCTTCATGAATCCAACTATTTCGGAGCGTCATTATAATCTTTTAAAGGAGCAATATCCTTCTATGCCATCCTATCCTTTGTCGGACGGGCGGGTAAAAGTTCCGGCAGCTTGGCTGATTGAGCAGTGTGGTTTTAAAGGAAAAGCATTCGGCCAGGCAGGAGTGTATGAACACCAGGCTTTGGTGTTAGTCAACCTTGGCGGTGCAGAAGGAACAGAGATTGCACTATTGGCAGAAACGATACGGGAAACTGTTTCCCAACGATTTGGTATTCAGATAGAACCTGAAGTAAAATATATATCTTGA